The following are encoded together in the Triticum dicoccoides isolate Atlit2015 ecotype Zavitan chromosome 6B, WEW_v2.0, whole genome shotgun sequence genome:
- the LOC119323166 gene encoding kinetochore protein NUF2 homolog → MASGFGFPILSPAEIAEQLFQYGIAPIANLRPENIASPQPDLLPGVLARFFDSFVDAPGDGEDGLLEFSDLEVLDNPEHHAEAIRVLRLYNKSQAFLDSIQFKDFTLADFTRPTPRRVVEVLSALINFLFYREEKVTLLQPIVSETPDYHERTLELKARMAQLQKEIADHELAEQMEEPMAQQLEADVNALQQKVQVYNKQQLALRAKAAAINDKKEEIHRKITQADFELTKHAQENSRLMSKLVKSPEKVQRALEEKKSARAKLKESEKIAMQNDQEKSATLEIRNKAHEKLTKQHSKIQDVHEQLVAAKTVEKEVKARKAKLNDESVSVMSFDAQIVDWQGKVHEMEERLKGKVKERNQIIADEKQKLGALSSEIEGKLQCLEPREKKVEATIAKASNLCSEAASARTAATAEQQKIRSKFNSIVKAFNTYMDSVDPFLERVEEVGRQSAGEGASAPDPSAAVTTKTTPRASAMSKKRARKRT, encoded by the exons ATGGCGTCCGGCTTCGGGTTCCCGATACTATCACCAGCGGAGATCGCGGAGCAGCTGTTCCAGTACGGGATCGCCCCCATCGCCAACCTCCGCCCCGAGAACATCGCCAGCCCGCAGCCTGACTTGCTCCCTGGCGTCCTCGCCCGCTTCTTCGACTCCTTCGTCGATGCCCCCGG GGACGGCGAGGATGGGCTGCTAGAGTTCAGCGACCTGGAGGTGCTGGACAACCCGGAGCACCACGCGGAGGCCATCCGGGTGCTACGCCTCTACAACAAGTCGCAGGCCTTCCTCGACTCCATCCAGTTCAAGGACTTCACGCTCGCCGACTTCACTCGCCCCACCCCGCGCCGCGTCGTCGAGGTCCTCAGCGCCCTCATCAACTTCCTCTTCTACAGGGAGGAGAAAGTCACCCTCCTGCAGCCCATCGTCAGCGAGACCCCCGACTACCACGAGCGCACTCTGGAGCTCAAGGCCAGGATGGCCCAG CTTCAGAAGGAGATCGCGGATCATGAGCTCGCAGAGCAGATGGAGGAGCCCATGGCCCAGCAGCTGGAAGCAGACGTCAATGCTCTGCAGCAGAAAGTTCAGGTTTACAACAAGCAGCAACTGGCCCTGCGAGCAAAGGCCGCAGCCATCAATGACAAGAAAGAGGAGATTCACAGGAAG ATAACCCAGGCTGATTTTGAGTTGACTAAACAtgcccaagaaaactccagattgaTGTCCAAATTAGTAAAGTCCCCAGAAAAAGTTCAG AGGGCCTTGGAAGAGAAGAAATCAGCCCGTGCTAAGTTGAAAGAGTCTGAGAAAATAGCAATGCAAAATGATCAAGAGAAATCTGCCACTTTGGAGATACGCAATAAG GCTCATGAAAAACTGACGAAGCAACACTCTAAAATCCAGGATGTACATGAACAG CTTGTTGCTGCTAAAACAGTTGAAAAGGAAGTTAAAGCTCGCAAAGCGAAGCTTAATGATGAAAGTGTATCAGTTATGTCATTTGACGCACAGATTGTTGATTGGCAAGGAAAAG TACATGAAATGGAGGAGCGTCTCAAGGGGAAAGTGAAAGAAAGGAATCAAATAATAGCAGATGAAAAACAGAAGCTGGGCGCTTTGAGCTCCGAGATTGAGGGTAAACTGCAGTGCCTTGAACCTAGAGAAAAGAAAGTAGAGGCAACGATCGCTAAG GCTTCAAATTTGTGTTCGGAAGCTGCTTCAGCAAGGACTGCTGCCACAGCAGAACAGCAGAAAATTCGTTCAAAATTCAACAGCATTGTGAAGGCG TTCAACACCTACATGGATAGCGTCGACCCTTTCCTCGAGCGAGTTGAGGAGGTTGGCAG GCAATCGGCAGGGGAAGGCGCCTCTGCCCCTGATCCATCTGCCGCCGTCACAACAAAAACCACACCGAGAGCCAGCGCAATGAGCAAGAAGAGGGCTAGGAAAAGGACATGA